In the Leptospira limi genome, one interval contains:
- a CDS encoding sodium:solute symporter family protein — translation MGGRHQFGISTLQSLFLGFPFKPMFVALKPIDYAIILVFVGFMVVIGMLLKRSMNHSTDFLLAGRKIPSWITGIAFISANISALELLGMSASGAEYGFLTFHFYYLGAIPGMIFLGIFMMPFYYSTKIRSVPEYLRYRFNRPAHLVNSLITLLSLALGSGIYLYSLSLVFETLFGWNPHLSILFSALIVLIYTYFGGLSSSIYTEVMQFFLTVLGLFPLVIVGLTRLGGWDGLMQKIPESHKHMWVGLPGGQNELGWDVLSVTVGLGFVLSFSYWTCGFAEVQRAMAAKDYRAARRTPLIGAMFKLFLPFLTVIPGLIALAEYSSEMNGEYNKSFLILLKNFYPSGMLGLGTTALLAAFMAGMSSSVTAMNTIFTYDIYQTYINKGEDDKTYLKIGKQSTMVAVVFAIFTSYIAMQFENIMNYIQLLFSFFNAPLISIFLLGMFWKKASKWSAFYGMIVGTASGLLHYFLYVNKMLSYKSDMVSNFYGAIYSGVFCFLVMVVVSFIENEDPNRDLHGLVYADRDKTNAFWDPRILAWGVILLVLLAGFNVVFA, via the coding sequence ATGGGAGGAAGGCACCAGTTTGGGATTTCCACTTTACAAAGTCTTTTTCTCGGATTCCCTTTCAAACCTATGTTTGTTGCCTTAAAGCCCATTGATTACGCGATTATCCTTGTATTTGTAGGTTTTATGGTGGTGATTGGGATGCTTTTGAAACGATCCATGAACCATTCTACGGATTTTTTACTGGCTGGGCGGAAAATCCCCAGTTGGATCACTGGGATTGCCTTCATTTCGGCTAATATTTCCGCCTTAGAATTGTTAGGAATGAGTGCGAGTGGTGCAGAATACGGGTTTTTGACCTTCCATTTTTATTACTTAGGTGCCATTCCAGGGATGATTTTTCTTGGGATCTTTATGATGCCGTTTTATTATTCGACAAAGATACGAAGTGTTCCCGAATACTTACGTTACCGTTTTAACAGACCTGCCCATCTCGTAAATTCACTCATCACTTTGTTATCACTTGCGTTAGGTTCTGGAATTTACCTCTATTCCTTATCCCTAGTGTTCGAAACCTTATTTGGTTGGAACCCGCACTTATCCATTTTATTTAGTGCCCTCATTGTTCTCATTTATACTTACTTCGGAGGACTTAGTTCTTCCATTTATACAGAAGTGATGCAGTTTTTTCTTACTGTGCTCGGGCTCTTTCCATTGGTCATTGTCGGTTTAACAAGGTTAGGTGGTTGGGATGGACTCATGCAAAAAATACCAGAGTCTCACAAACATATGTGGGTAGGATTACCTGGTGGACAAAATGAACTTGGTTGGGATGTTCTTAGTGTCACAGTGGGACTTGGATTTGTTTTGTCTTTTTCCTATTGGACTTGTGGGTTTGCAGAGGTGCAAAGGGCTATGGCTGCCAAAGATTACAGAGCCGCAAGAAGAACACCACTCATCGGTGCGATGTTTAAATTGTTTTTACCATTTCTCACTGTCATTCCAGGTCTTATTGCACTTGCTGAATATTCCTCAGAAATGAATGGAGAGTACAATAAAAGTTTTCTGATTTTATTAAAGAACTTTTATCCATCAGGAATGTTAGGACTTGGCACAACGGCACTACTCGCTGCCTTTATGGCGGGGATGTCTAGTTCTGTCACAGCAATGAATACAATTTTTACCTACGATATTTACCAAACCTATATCAACAAAGGCGAAGATGACAAAACCTATTTAAAAATAGGAAAACAAAGTACGATGGTTGCTGTCGTGTTTGCCATATTTACTTCATACATTGCGATGCAATTTGAAAACATCATGAACTACATTCAGTTGTTGTTTTCCTTTTTTAATGCTCCACTGATTTCGATTTTTTTACTGGGAATGTTTTGGAAAAAAGCATCAAAGTGGAGTGCCTTTTATGGGATGATAGTGGGGACGGCAAGTGGGCTTTTGCATTACTTTTTGTATGTTAACAAAATGTTATCTTACAAATCGGATATGGTATCCAATTTTTATGGTGCTATTTATTCGGGAGTGTTTTGTTTTCTAGTGATGGTTGTTGTCAGTTTCATCGAAAATGAGGATCCAAATAGAGACTTACATGGGTTAGTGTATGCAGACAGAGACAAAACCAATGCCTTCTGGGATCCCCGGATTTTGGCTTGGGGTGTGATCTTACTTGTCTTACTTGCTGGGTTTAATGTCGTTTTTGCATAA